In the Bos taurus isolate L1 Dominette 01449 registration number 42190680 breed Hereford chromosome 21, ARS-UCD2.0, whole genome shotgun sequence genome, one interval contains:
- the RAMAC gene encoding RNA guanine-N7 methyltransferase activating subunit isoform X1 — MTDTSEAVPNFEEMFASRFTEDDKEYQEYLKRPPDSPPIVEEWNSRAGGSLRNRGNRLQDNRQFRGRDSRRGWPSDNRSNQWHGRSWGNNYPQHRQEPYYPHQYGHYGYNQRPPYGYY, encoded by the exons ATGACTGACACTTCTGAAGCTGTTCCAAATTTTGAAGAGATGTTTGCCAGTAGATTCACAGAAGATGACAAAGAATACCAAGAATACTTAAAACGCCCTCCTGATTCCCCTCCGATTGTTGAGGAATGGAATAGCAGAGCTGGTGGCAGCCTGAGAAATAGAGGCAATCG GTTGCAAGATAACAGACAGTTTAGAGGTAGGGATAGCAGACGGGGGTGGCCAAGTGACAATCGATCCAATCAATGGCATGGACGATCCTGGGGTAACAATTACCCGCAGCACAGACAAGAACCTTACTACCCCCATCAATATGGACACTATGGTTACAACCAAAGGCCTCCCTATGGCTACTACTGA
- the C21H15orf40 gene encoding UPF0235 protein C15orf40 homolog isoform X1 → MWCDEQGQWQFPWPREGGPQECWLRSAGEKRDTRGKNQSKEPERPLPPLGPVTVDPKGGVSIAIHAKPGSKQNAVTDVTTEAVSVAIAAPPTEGEANAELCRYLSKVLELRKSDVVLDKGGKSREKVVKLLASTPPEEILEKLKKQVEKK, encoded by the exons ATGTGGTGCGACGAACAAGGCCAGTGGCAATTCCCGTGGCCGCGGGAGGGTGGGCCGCAGGAATGCTGGTTGAGGAGCGCGGGAGAGAAGCGGGACACGCGG GGTAAAAACCAGAGCAAGGAACCAGAGAGACCACTTCCTCCCTTAGGTCCTGTGACAGTTGATCCTAAAGGCGGTGTCAGCATAGCCATCCATGCCAAACCGGGTTCCAAACAAAATGCTGTGACAG ATGTGACAACCGAGGCTGTGAGTGTAGCCATTGCCGCACCTCCGACAGAGGGAGAGGCTAACGCAGAGCTGTGTCGCTATCTTTCCAAAGTCTTAGAACTCAGGAAGAGTGATGTGGTTTTGGATAAG GGTGGTAAATCTCGTGAAAAAGTGGTGAAGCTTTTGGCCTCCACACCTCCGGAAGAGATCTTGGAGAAATTGAAAAAGCaagttgaaaagaaataa
- the C21H15orf40 gene encoding UPF0235 protein C15orf40 homolog isoform X2 has translation MCPYSSLLILCFHTPLGKNQSKEPERPLPPLGPVTVDPKGGVSIAIHAKPGSKQNAVTDVTTEAVSVAIAAPPTEGEANAELCRYLSKVLELRKSDVVLDKGGKSREKVVKLLASTPPEEILEKLKKQVEKK, from the exons ATGTGTCCTTATTCATCTTTACTCATCCTTTGCTTCCACACTCCCCTG GGTAAAAACCAGAGCAAGGAACCAGAGAGACCACTTCCTCCCTTAGGTCCTGTGACAGTTGATCCTAAAGGCGGTGTCAGCATAGCCATCCATGCCAAACCGGGTTCCAAACAAAATGCTGTGACAG ATGTGACAACCGAGGCTGTGAGTGTAGCCATTGCCGCACCTCCGACAGAGGGAGAGGCTAACGCAGAGCTGTGTCGCTATCTTTCCAAAGTCTTAGAACTCAGGAAGAGTGATGTGGTTTTGGATAAG GGTGGTAAATCTCGTGAAAAAGTGGTGAAGCTTTTGGCCTCCACACCTCCGGAAGAGATCTTGGAGAAATTGAAAAAGCaagttgaaaagaaataa
- the C21H15orf40 gene encoding UPF0235 protein C15orf40 homolog, which yields MPKKCGATNKGKNQSKEPERPLPPLGPVTVDPKGGVSIAIHAKPGSKQNAVTDVTTEAVSVAIAAPPTEGEANAELCRYLSKVLELRKSDVVLDKGGKSREKVVKLLASTPPEEILEKLKKQVEKK from the exons ATGCCTAAGAAATGTGGTGCGACGAACAAG GGTAAAAACCAGAGCAAGGAACCAGAGAGACCACTTCCTCCCTTAGGTCCTGTGACAGTTGATCCTAAAGGCGGTGTCAGCATAGCCATCCATGCCAAACCGGGTTCCAAACAAAATGCTGTGACAG ATGTGACAACCGAGGCTGTGAGTGTAGCCATTGCCGCACCTCCGACAGAGGGAGAGGCTAACGCAGAGCTGTGTCGCTATCTTTCCAAAGTCTTAGAACTCAGGAAGAGTGATGTGGTTTTGGATAAG GGTGGTAAATCTCGTGAAAAAGTGGTGAAGCTTTTGGCCTCCACACCTCCGGAAGAGATCTTGGAGAAATTGAAAAAGCaagttgaaaagaaataa